A single genomic interval of Calditrichota bacterium harbors:
- the fliG gene encoding flagellar motor switch protein FliG, which produces MISLGTKGSAQVLKHLAEEEIEKLLAEISRIRTLQPVELENVQGEFQQMVMAQQFIASGGLNFAQDALKEALGESKALDILRRVQSALQVKGFNVLKHVDTNQLLAFLQKEHPQTIALVLTQLTPQQAANLLTELPSSTQIDVVHRIARMERVSPDTLNAVEKVLETHIDFSQGASAFGGVKNAAEMLNMVGQRYEKHILSGISRENPNLAVEIKNLMFVFEDIIALDDRAIQRVLKEVDNKDLAMALKACSDDLKKKILANMSKRASEMIAEELEYMGPVRLREVEEVQQKIIDVIRRLEDDGEIVLASHSADDQLV; this is translated from the coding sequence ATGATCTCCCTCGGCACCAAAGGCTCAGCCCAGGTGCTTAAACACCTTGCCGAAGAAGAGATCGAGAAACTACTCGCCGAGATCTCGCGCATCCGGACGCTCCAGCCGGTCGAACTGGAGAACGTCCAGGGCGAGTTTCAGCAAATGGTGATGGCGCAGCAGTTCATCGCTTCGGGTGGCCTCAATTTCGCCCAAGACGCACTAAAGGAAGCGCTTGGCGAGTCTAAGGCGCTCGACATCCTCCGCCGCGTCCAGTCGGCTTTGCAGGTGAAGGGGTTTAACGTCTTGAAGCACGTCGATACGAATCAGTTGCTCGCCTTCCTCCAAAAAGAGCATCCCCAGACCATAGCACTTGTCCTGACCCAGTTGACTCCGCAGCAAGCCGCCAATCTGCTGACCGAGCTGCCCTCGTCAACCCAGATCGACGTGGTGCATCGCATCGCCCGGATGGAGCGCGTTTCACCCGACACCTTGAACGCCGTTGAAAAGGTGCTCGAGACGCACATCGATTTCTCCCAGGGCGCGTCGGCTTTCGGCGGGGTCAAGAACGCCGCCGAGATGCTCAATATGGTCGGACAGCGCTACGAGAAGCATATCCTGAGCGGCATTTCGCGGGAGAATCCGAACCTCGCCGTCGAGATCAAGAACCTGATGTTCGTCTTCGAGGACATCATCGCCCTCGACGACCGGGCGATCCAGCGGGTTCTGAAGGAGGTTGACAATAAAGACCTGGCAATGGCACTCAAAGCCTGCAGTGACGACCTGAAGAAGAAGATCCTGGCAAATATGTCGAAGCGCGCCTCGGAGATGATTGCCGAGGAACTGGAGTATATGGGCCCGGTGCGGCTGCGGGAGGTTGAGGAAGTCCAGCAGAAGATCATCGACGTCATCCGGCGCCTCGAAGACGACGGAGAAATCGTCCTGGCGAGCCATTCCGCCGACGACCAGTTGGTATGA